Genomic window (Catenulispora sp. MAP5-51):
AGGACCTCGGCCGCCGCCTCGGCGCGCGGCTGCGCCGCGGCGACCTCGTGGTGCTCACCGGCGGCCTCGGGGCCGGCAAGACGACCTTCACCCAGGGGCTCGGCGAGGGCCTGGGCGTCCGCGGCCCGATCACCTCGCCGACGTTCGTCATCGCCCGCGTGCACCCCTCGGCCGCCGGCGGCGGGATCCCGCTGGTGCACGTCGACGCCTACCGGCTCGGCTCCCTGGACGAGCTCGACGACCTGGACCTGGACGCCTCGGTCGAGCAGTCGGTGACCGTCGTGGAGTGGGGCGAGGGCAAGGCCGAGGTCCTGACCGACGACCGGCTCGACATCGTCATCTCGCGGGAGTTCGCCGAGGAGCTCGACGAGCCCGGCGACTCCGACGTGCGCTGGGTCGTGATGCGCGGCATCGGGGAGCGGTGGACCGACCGCGACCTGGCCGCGCTCGAGGACGCGGCCGGCTGACCGGAGGAGCGTGCAGAGCTCTTAGAGGTCTGCCCTACGCCACCGAGGTCTGCCCTACGCCACCACGACCACCTGCGTCTGCAGCTGCGCGAACTGCCACACCGCCAGCGCGTCGTTCTGCGTCAGCCGCACCCCGCCGGTCTTCGCCTCCGGCTTCGGCGGCAGCTGGTCGCCGCCCAGCGAGGCGACCGCCTCCATGGCGAACTTCGTGGTGTCGCTCTTCGGGCCCCACAGCACCTCGTACTGCACGGCGACCCGGTCGGCGGACTGGTTGTTGGAGATCCGCTTCGACACCGCGTAGGTGCCCGCCGGCGGCGTCACCGTGCCCGGCACCACCTGCGCCGTCATCTGGACCTTCTCATCGGCGCCGACCAGCCAGATCCGCGCCTTGGACAGGCTGTACACCATGCGCTTGCCGGTGCCGCTCGAAGCCGGCAGCGCCAGCGCCGGGTCCGGAGCCGGGGTCACCGTCTGGCCGGCCGAGTTCGTCGAGGCCGGCGCCTGCGGCTGGGCGGCGGCC
Coding sequences:
- the tsaE gene encoding tRNA (adenosine(37)-N6)-threonylcarbamoyltransferase complex ATPase subunit type 1 TsaE is translated as MSVIPDQVGPGLPGPVLETPVATAGEMKDLGRRLGARLRRGDLVVLTGGLGAGKTTFTQGLGEGLGVRGPITSPTFVIARVHPSAAGGGIPLVHVDAYRLGSLDELDDLDLDASVEQSVTVVEWGEGKAEVLTDDRLDIVISREFAEELDEPGDSDVRWVVMRGIGERWTDRDLAALEDAAG